The Streptomyces seoulensis genome contains a region encoding:
- a CDS encoding STM4014 family protein gives MNRCFAVVGNPAGRRVTLFAAAVRAAGLPAPRVVPWLEVLRAGGAGFGPEEIVRVDSPGEDPEVDLLLRGVADPTRVEGTARWYERFTAALGTLRGGIRLDGAEDVAVMFDKRRCHGLLAAAGVPVPESPTSGAAGAPVRGWDDVRALMREHRMPRLFVKPAHGSSASGVLAVDSAGGGRIRATTSVELDPDGWLFNSLKVRRYGRERDIAAIVDTLAPDGLHLERWVPKASQDGRAADLRVVVVDGRATHAVVRTSAGPLTNLHLGGRRGDLAGARQAAESAGLRWPEVLGICERAAACFPDTLCVGVDLLPAVGWRRAFVGEVNAFGDLLPRLTGLPGSGAEGLDTYAAQVAAALRRAPRTARPGPHHPHRTGTTHVSA, from the coding sequence ATGAACCGGTGTTTCGCGGTGGTCGGCAACCCCGCCGGCCGCAGGGTCACCCTGTTCGCCGCGGCGGTCCGGGCCGCCGGCCTGCCCGCGCCCCGCGTGGTGCCCTGGCTGGAGGTGCTGCGCGCGGGCGGGGCCGGCTTCGGCCCGGAGGAGATCGTCCGCGTGGACTCGCCCGGCGAGGACCCCGAGGTCGACCTCCTCCTGCGCGGCGTGGCCGACCCGACCCGCGTGGAGGGCACGGCCCGCTGGTACGAGCGCTTCACGGCGGCCCTGGGCACCCTGCGCGGCGGCATCCGCCTGGACGGCGCCGAGGACGTGGCGGTCATGTTCGACAAGCGCCGCTGCCACGGACTCCTCGCCGCGGCGGGCGTACCGGTGCCGGAGTCGCCCACCTCCGGCGCGGCCGGCGCCCCGGTGCGTGGCTGGGACGACGTGCGGGCGCTGATGCGCGAGCACCGGATGCCCCGGCTGTTCGTCAAGCCCGCGCACGGCTCGTCGGCCTCCGGCGTGCTCGCCGTCGACTCGGCGGGCGGGGGCCGGATCAGGGCCACGACCTCCGTCGAACTCGACCCCGACGGATGGCTGTTCAACTCCCTCAAGGTGCGCCGCTACGGGCGGGAGCGGGACATCGCCGCCATCGTGGACACCCTCGCCCCGGACGGGCTGCACCTGGAGCGCTGGGTGCCCAAGGCGTCCCAGGACGGCCGCGCCGCCGACCTCAGGGTGGTCGTGGTGGACGGCCGTGCCACCCACGCCGTGGTCCGCACCAGCGCCGGACCGCTCACCAACCTCCACCTCGGCGGCCGCCGGGGCGACCTTGCCGGGGCCCGGCAGGCGGCCGAGAGCGCGGGGCTGCGCTGGCCGGAGGTGCTCGGGATCTGCGAGCGGGCCGCGGCCTGCTTCCCGGACACCCTCTGCGTCGGCGTCGACCTGCTGCCCGCCGTCGGCTGGCGCCGCGCCTTCGTCGGCGAGGTCAACGCCTTCGGCGATCTGCTGCCCCGGCTCACCGGCCTGCCCGGCAGCGGCGCCGAGGGCCTCGACACCTACGCGGCGCAGGTCGCCGCCGCCCTGCGCCGGGCCCCGCGCACCGCGAGGCCCGGCCCGCACCACCCGCACAGAACAGGAACCACCCATGTCAGCGCCTGA
- a CDS encoding STM4013/SEN3800 family hydrolase → MNRIVGSHDILLVTLDTLRFDVAAELAEAGRIPNLARHLPAGRWEKRHAPGSFTYASHQAIFAGFLPTPAEPGRHPRLFAADFAGSETTADGTYVYDTPDLVSGLAEAGYRTACVGGVGFFNKQGALGSVLPGLFEESHWEPDFGVASPTSFESQVARAEEIAARTAPEQPLFLFVNVSALHQPNWFHLPGASRADGDSRATHAAALEYVDRHIGRLFTAMSSRRPCLAIVCSDHGTAYGDDGWSGHRIGHESVWTVPYAHFLLEEGATR, encoded by the coding sequence ATGAACCGGATCGTCGGCAGCCACGACATCCTGCTGGTCACCCTCGACACGCTCCGCTTCGACGTGGCCGCCGAACTCGCCGAGGCCGGCCGCATCCCGAACCTCGCCCGCCATCTGCCCGCCGGCCGCTGGGAGAAGCGGCACGCGCCCGGCAGCTTCACCTACGCCTCCCACCAGGCCATCTTCGCGGGCTTCCTGCCCACCCCGGCCGAACCCGGCCGCCACCCGCGCCTGTTCGCCGCCGACTTCGCGGGCAGCGAGACCACGGCCGACGGCACGTACGTCTACGACACCCCCGACCTGGTCTCCGGCCTCGCCGAGGCGGGCTACCGCACGGCGTGCGTCGGGGGAGTGGGCTTCTTCAACAAGCAGGGCGCGCTCGGCTCGGTACTGCCCGGACTCTTCGAGGAGTCGCACTGGGAGCCGGACTTCGGGGTCGCCTCCCCGACCTCATTCGAGTCCCAGGTGGCCCGCGCCGAGGAGATCGCCGCCCGGACGGCACCGGAACAGCCGCTGTTCCTCTTCGTCAACGTCTCCGCGCTGCACCAGCCCAACTGGTTCCATCTGCCCGGCGCGAGCAGGGCGGACGGCGACTCCCGCGCCACCCACGCCGCCGCGCTGGAGTACGTGGACCGGCACATCGGCCGCCTCTTCACCGCCATGAGCAGCCGCCGCCCCTGCCTCGCCATCGTCTGCTCCGACCACGGCACCGCCTACGGCGACGACGGCTGGAGCGGCCACCGCATCGGCCACGAGTCGGTGTGGACCGTGCCCTACGCCCACTTCCTGCTCGAAGAGGGGGCCACCCGATGA
- a CDS encoding STM4012 family radical SAM protein, whose amino-acid sequence MTPATAAAPAPYQSYVYAYPHKTAYRKLTDRPRLSELWAGEPKDALSLYLHIPFCEVRCGFCNLFTRISAPDGLTGAYLDALERQAGAVREALGEREPVRFATAAFGGGTPTFLTAAELTRLCDIAEHRMGADLRAVPLSVEASPATATADRLEVLAERGATRLSLGVQSFDDTEARAAVRPQRRADVEAALGRVRDAGIPVLNIDLIYGIDGQSEHTWLRSLDAALAWRPEELYLYPLYIRPLTGLGRRAGTADPEWDEQRLRLYRAGRDHLLAHGYEQRSMRMFRRADAPAEGAEDYACQTDGMIGLGCGARSYTSALHYSFDYAVGMHEIRSIIDDYCARPAADFAHAEYGRRMTGDEARRRHLLQSLLQADGLAGDDYRARFGGRTPAGDFPAELERFAERGWLEPGQDPVLRLSPEGLAHSDALGPELFSPAVRAAMAAYERK is encoded by the coding sequence ATGACTCCGGCCACCGCGGCCGCCCCGGCCCCGTACCAGAGCTATGTGTACGCCTACCCGCACAAGACCGCGTACCGGAAGCTCACCGACCGGCCGCGGCTGAGCGAGCTGTGGGCGGGCGAGCCCAAGGACGCGCTCTCGCTCTATCTGCACATCCCGTTCTGCGAGGTCCGCTGCGGGTTCTGCAACCTGTTCACCCGCATCAGCGCCCCGGACGGTCTCACCGGCGCCTATCTCGACGCGCTGGAGCGACAGGCGGGCGCCGTGCGGGAGGCGCTGGGGGAGCGGGAGCCGGTCCGGTTCGCCACCGCGGCCTTCGGCGGCGGTACCCCCACCTTCCTCACGGCCGCCGAACTGACCCGGCTCTGCGACATCGCCGAGCACCGCATGGGCGCCGACCTGCGCGCCGTCCCGCTCTCCGTGGAGGCGTCCCCGGCCACGGCCACCGCCGACCGGCTCGAAGTCCTCGCCGAGCGCGGTGCCACCCGCCTCAGCCTCGGCGTGCAGAGCTTCGACGACACCGAGGCGCGGGCCGCCGTACGCCCGCAGCGCCGCGCCGACGTGGAGGCGGCGCTCGGCCGGGTCCGGGACGCGGGGATACCCGTGCTCAACATCGACCTGATCTACGGCATCGACGGCCAGAGCGAGCACACCTGGCTGCGCTCGCTGGACGCCGCCCTGGCCTGGCGGCCCGAGGAGCTGTACCTCTACCCGCTCTACATACGCCCGCTCACCGGCCTCGGACGCCGCGCCGGCACGGCCGACCCGGAGTGGGACGAGCAGCGGCTGCGCCTGTACCGCGCCGGACGCGACCATCTCCTCGCGCACGGCTACGAGCAGCGGTCCATGCGCATGTTCCGCCGTGCCGACGCCCCGGCCGAGGGCGCGGAGGACTACGCCTGCCAGACCGACGGCATGATCGGCCTGGGCTGCGGAGCCCGGTCCTACACCTCGGCGCTGCACTACTCCTTCGACTACGCCGTCGGCATGCACGAGATCCGCTCGATCATCGACGACTACTGCGCCCGCCCCGCCGCCGACTTCGCGCACGCCGAGTACGGGCGCAGGATGACCGGTGACGAGGCGCGCCGCCGTCATCTGCTCCAGTCGCTGCTCCAGGCGGACGGGCTGGCGGGCGACGACTACCGCGCCCGGTTCGGCGGCCGTACCCCGGCCGGTGACTTCCCGGCCGAGCTGGAGCGGTTCGCCGAGCGCGGCTGGCTGGAGCCGGGCCAGGACCCGGTGCTGCGCCTGAGTCCGGAGGGGCTGGCCCACTCCGACGCCCTCGGCCCCGAGCTGTTCTCCCCCGCCGTGCGGGCCGCGATGGCCGCCTACGAGCGCAAGTGA